In Hyphomicrobiales bacterium, a single window of DNA contains:
- a CDS encoding leucyl/phenylalanyl-tRNA--protein transferase gives MSPITPLVLLKAYAAGVFPMAESADDPALYWVEPDERGLIPLDGLVISRSLRKAVKQRRFDIRIDTAFEEVMRRCAERTTDRKETWINQRILKLYADLFRMGHCHSVESWQDGKLVGGLYGVRLGAVFFGESMFSRVTDASKVALVHLVARLNAGGFRLLDAQFMNPHLATLGAISMNKADYLALLGPAVAADADFQRFKGDNDPQLVLDWASPR, from the coding sequence GTGAGTCCGATCACTCCCCTCGTGTTGCTGAAAGCCTATGCGGCGGGTGTCTTTCCCATGGCGGAGAGCGCCGACGATCCGGCACTCTATTGGGTCGAACCGGATGAGCGTGGCCTCATTCCGCTGGACGGCCTCGTCATCTCACGCTCCCTGCGCAAGGCGGTGAAGCAGCGCCGCTTTGATATCCGTATAGATACAGCTTTCGAAGAGGTGATGCGCCGCTGCGCCGAGCGCACCACCGACCGCAAGGAAACGTGGATCAACCAGCGCATTCTCAAACTCTATGCGGATCTGTTCCGCATGGGTCACTGCCACTCGGTCGAAAGCTGGCAGGATGGAAAGCTGGTGGGCGGGCTTTATGGGGTGCGGCTTGGTGCCGTGTTTTTTGGTGAAAGCATGTTCAGCCGCGTCACCGACGCCAGCAAGGTCGCACTGGTGCATCTCGTCGCGCGGCTCAATGCGGGTGGATTCCGGCTTCTCGATGCGCAATTCATGAATCCGCACCTCGCCACCCTGGGCGCGATTTCCATGAACAAGGCGGACTATCTGGCGCTGCTCGGTCCTGCGGTGGCGGCGGATGCGGATTTCCAGCGCTTCAAGGGCGACAATGATCCGCAACTGGTGCTGGACTGGGCCTCGCCGCGTTAG
- the mlaD gene encoding outer membrane lipid asymmetry maintenance protein MlaD — MSAGSTTLETAVGAAVVALAVAFFAYAYKTAGVGGGAGASGYTLIAEFDNAEGINVGTDVRLAGIKIGSVTAQSLNTESYQARIEMTVDKSVSLADDSAAKVTSEGLLGGKFIALEPGGSDTKLAAGGQFSYTQGSVDLWALIGQAMSGSRSAPEPAPAPAPAPATPETAPAPEQP; from the coding sequence GTGTCCGCAGGATCCACCACGCTTGAAACCGCCGTCGGCGCAGCCGTCGTTGCGCTGGCTGTGGCTTTCTTCGCCTATGCCTATAAGACGGCGGGCGTGGGCGGCGGCGCAGGTGCCAGCGGCTACACGCTGATTGCGGAATTCGACAACGCCGAAGGCATCAATGTCGGCACGGATGTGCGTCTTGCAGGCATCAAGATTGGCAGCGTCACCGCGCAATCGCTCAACACTGAAAGCTATCAGGCGCGCATCGAGATGACTGTCGACAAATCAGTCTCGCTCGCCGACGACTCCGCCGCCAAGGTGACAAGCGAAGGTCTGCTGGGCGGCAAGTTCATCGCCCTGGAACCGGGCGGTTCGGATACCAAGCTCGCCGCCGGCGGGCAGTTCAGTTACACCCAAGGCTCAGTTGATCTGTGGGCGCTGATCGGTCAGGCCATGTCCGGTTCGAGGTCTGCACCGGAGCCGGCGCCCGCGCCCGCTCCCGCTCCCGCGACACCTGAAACGGCCCCTGCGCCGGAGCAGCCCTGA
- the accC gene encoding acetyl-CoA carboxylase biotin carboxylase subunit, with amino-acid sequence MFDKILIANRGEIALRVLRACRELGIHTVAVHSTADADAMHVKLADESVCIGPPAAKDSYLNIPAIVSACEITGAEAVHPGYGFLSENARFAEILTEHNIKFIGPSAENIRTMGDKIEAKRTAKSLGIPVVPGSEGGVATFEDARKVARDIGYPVIIKATAGGGGRGMKVARDESDLEVAVSTAQTEAKAAFGNGEVYIEKYLEKPRHIEIQVLGDGKGNAVHLGERDCSLQRRHQKVWEEAHSPALNARQRDDIGGRVAKAMANLGYEGVGTIEFLYENGEFYFIEMNTRLQVEHPVTEMITGLDLVQEQIRVASGATLSLTQDDIQFAGHAIECRINAENAQTFTPSPGRVDAVHFPGGLGVRIDSALYSGYRIPPYYDSLIGKLIVFGKTRTECMMRLKRALSEFVVEGVETTIPLFQRLLAENDIIDGNYDIHWLEKFLARTAS; translated from the coding sequence ATGTTTGACAAGATCCTCATCGCCAACCGGGGTGAAATCGCGTTGCGGGTGCTGCGCGCCTGCCGTGAGCTTGGCATTCATACGGTGGCAGTGCATTCGACGGCGGATGCCGACGCCATGCATGTGAAGCTGGCCGATGAAAGCGTCTGCATCGGACCGCCGGCAGCGAAGGACAGCTATCTCAATATTCCCGCCATCGTCTCGGCCTGCGAGATCACAGGTGCGGAGGCGGTACACCCCGGCTACGGCTTCCTCTCCGAGAATGCCCGCTTTGCCGAAATCCTGACCGAGCACAACATCAAGTTCATTGGCCCGTCGGCGGAAAACATCCGCACCATGGGTGACAAGATCGAGGCCAAGCGCACGGCCAAATCTCTGGGCATTCCCGTTGTGCCGGGCTCGGAGGGTGGCGTGGCCACGTTCGAGGACGCCCGCAAGGTGGCGCGCGACATCGGCTACCCCGTCATCATCAAGGCGACTGCCGGTGGCGGCGGGCGCGGCATGAAGGTGGCGCGCGACGAGTCCGATCTCGAAGTCGCCGTTTCAACCGCGCAGACGGAAGCCAAGGCCGCTTTCGGCAATGGCGAAGTCTACATCGAGAAATACCTGGAGAAGCCGCGCCACATCGAGATCCAGGTTCTGGGCGACGGCAAGGGCAATGCGGTGCATCTGGGTGAGCGCGATTGCTCATTGCAGCGCCGCCATCAGAAGGTCTGGGAAGAGGCGCATTCCCCTGCCCTCAATGCGCGGCAGCGTGACGACATCGGCGGCCGCGTGGCCAAGGCCATGGCGAACCTCGGCTATGAAGGCGTGGGCACCATCGAGTTCCTCTATGAAAACGGCGAGTTCTATTTCATCGAGATGAACACGCGCCTGCAGGTGGAACATCCGGTGACGGAAATGATCACGGGCCTCGACCTGGTGCAGGAGCAGATTCGCGTGGCTTCGGGTGCAACCCTGTCGCTGACGCAGGACGACATACAGTTCGCGGGTCACGCCATCGAATGCCGCATCAATGCGGAAAACGCGCAGACCTTCACGCCGTCTCCGGGCCGGGTGGATGCCGTGCATTTCCCCGGCGGACTGGGCGTGCGCATCGACAGCGCGCTCTACTCCGGCTACCGCATCCCGCCTTATTACGACAGCCTCATCGGCAAGCTGATCGTGTTCGGCAAAACGCGCACGGAATGCATGATGCGCCTGAAGCGCGCGCTTTCGGAATTCGTGGTGGAAGGCGTGGAGACAACCATTCCGCTGTTCCAGCGCCTGCTGGCGGAAAACGACATCATCGACGGAAACTACGATATCCATTGGCTTGAGAAATTCCTGGCGCGCACCGCGTCTTGA
- a CDS encoding N-acetylmuramoyl-L-alanine amidase has product MVSTGYMGRLEQPLRASARRLATLMAGLVFFLSLAGQCALAGDTVASRFDLTGDETTTQFSAVLSDDSGYTASVLPDPYRVLIDMANVAFDLPPGAGRKPRGLVKAIRYGVVEEGKSRIVIDTTGPVLITRSVLVPKSGKKPARITIELTSISKDVFDAAFAIDRSAPESETAESTPAVATEQAATDVEEAAATEQGDIVGSVTPAEEIVADIPVIKPTLKPGKPEAAQAVSTERPDGKKVIVIDPGHGGIDPGALSPGKTLEKDVVLSFAKDLRALLESDGRHHVELTREDDRFISLKDRVAFARKHGADLFIAIHADTLRGQTVTGTTLYTLSEKASDAESEELAQRENRADAISGVNLSGQSEEVAGILIDLAQRDSRNKASLFSRQALAQLKTVTKMTGKPIRSAGFTVLKSPEIPSLLIELGFLSNPKDEERLRSAAWRKTMAKALASAIDTHFAPAVAQNP; this is encoded by the coding sequence GTGGTTTCAACGGGTTACATGGGCAGGCTTGAGCAACCGCTGCGCGCTTCGGCCCGGCGTCTCGCCACCCTCATGGCCGGATTGGTCTTTTTCCTCTCGCTTGCAGGCCAGTGCGCGCTGGCAGGCGACACCGTTGCCTCCCGTTTCGATCTCACAGGCGACGAAACAACAACGCAATTCTCCGCCGTGCTGAGTGATGACAGCGGCTACACGGCCTCAGTCCTTCCCGACCCGTACCGGGTGCTGATCGACATGGCCAACGTCGCCTTCGATCTCCCGCCCGGCGCAGGCCGCAAGCCCAGGGGACTGGTGAAGGCGATCCGCTACGGCGTGGTCGAGGAGGGGAAATCGCGGATCGTCATCGATACGACAGGGCCCGTGCTGATCACCAGGTCCGTCCTTGTTCCCAAGTCGGGCAAGAAGCCCGCACGCATCACGATCGAGCTCACGTCGATCTCGAAAGACGTGTTTGACGCAGCTTTCGCCATCGACCGCAGCGCGCCGGAAAGCGAGACCGCAGAGAGCACGCCCGCCGTCGCAACCGAACAGGCCGCGACTGACGTCGAAGAAGCGGCCGCGACGGAGCAGGGCGACATCGTGGGCTCCGTCACGCCAGCCGAAGAAATTGTCGCCGATATCCCCGTCATCAAGCCGACGCTGAAACCGGGGAAGCCTGAGGCAGCACAGGCTGTCTCCACCGAACGTCCCGATGGCAAGAAGGTCATCGTCATTGATCCCGGCCACGGTGGAATCGATCCCGGCGCATTGTCACCCGGCAAGACCCTGGAGAAGGACGTCGTCCTTTCCTTTGCAAAGGACCTCCGCGCGCTGCTCGAAAGCGATGGCCGCCACCATGTCGAACTGACCCGCGAAGACGACCGATTTATCTCATTGAAGGACCGCGTGGCCTTTGCCCGCAAGCATGGTGCCGACCTCTTCATCGCCATCCACGCCGATACGCTGCGCGGCCAGACTGTGACGGGCACCACGCTTTACACACTGTCCGAAAAAGCCTCCGACGCGGAATCGGAAGAACTCGCCCAGCGCGAAAACCGCGCCGATGCCATTTCCGGTGTGAACCTCTCGGGACAGAGCGAGGAAGTGGCAGGCATCCTCATCGATCTCGCCCAGCGCGACTCGCGCAACAAGGCGTCGCTGTTCTCGCGTCAGGCCCTGGCGCAACTCAAGACCGTGACGAAGATGACCGGCAAGCCCATCCGCTCCGCCGGCTTCACCGTGCTCAAGTCGCCGGAAATTCCCTCGCTGCTCATCGAACTCGGCTTCCTCTCCAATCCCAAGGATGAAGAGCGCCTCCGGTCGGCCGCTTGGCGCAAGACCATGGCCAAGGCGCTGGCAAGTGCCATCGACACCCACTTCGCGCCTGCCGTCGCCCAGAATCCCTGA
- a CDS encoding NADH:ubiquinone oxidoreductase subunit NDUFA12: MRIVKQFFTWWNGATWNTRFYTWRKGEHVGTDQLGNRYYRAKSAIPDSIPERRWVIYANYSEASQVPPGWHGWMHHRTDTPPQDGDYMPREWEKPHHENYTGSVNAYHPPGSIAVGGKPRTQAPDYQAWRPE; this comes from the coding sequence ATGCGAATCGTGAAACAGTTTTTCACCTGGTGGAATGGTGCCACCTGGAACACGCGCTTCTACACCTGGCGCAAGGGTGAGCACGTGGGCACCGATCAGCTCGGCAACCGCTATTACCGGGCCAAGTCGGCCATCCCGGACTCGATCCCCGAACGCCGCTGGGTGATCTACGCCAATTATTCGGAAGCCTCGCAAGTGCCGCCCGGCTGGCACGGCTGGATGCATCACCGCACTGACACGCCCCCGCAGGACGGCGACTACATGCCGCGCGAATGGGAAAAGCCGCATCACGAAAATTACACCGGCTCCGTGAACGCCTATCATCCGCCCGGCTCCATCGCCGTCGGCGGCAAGCCCCGCACCCAGGCGCCTGACTACCAGGCCTGGCGTCCGGAATAA
- the accB gene encoding acetyl-CoA carboxylase biotin carboxyl carrier protein: MPPKKPSKTSASSAPQSAELSLISSLADILNNTGLTEIELEQKGVRVRVSKGFAGVAQTYAHAAPMAHATAPVAAVAAPVAAAAAGDSPGAVKSPMVGTTYLAAAPGSAPFVTVGAQVKQGQTVLIIEAMKTMNQIPAPKSGTVTSILVENGQPVEFGEALMVIE, translated from the coding sequence ATGCCCCCCAAGAAGCCGAGCAAAACCAGCGCATCTTCCGCTCCGCAGTCAGCTGAACTGTCCCTCATCTCCAGCCTTGCCGACATACTGAACAACACCGGCCTCACCGAGATCGAGCTTGAGCAGAAGGGTGTGCGCGTGCGTGTTTCCAAGGGCTTCGCCGGAGTGGCCCAGACTTATGCGCATGCAGCGCCGATGGCACATGCCACCGCGCCTGTTGCTGCGGTGGCCGCACCTGTGGCTGCTGCAGCCGCCGGTGATTCACCCGGTGCCGTAAAGTCGCCGATGGTTGGCACCACCTATCTCGCGGCCGCGCCGGGTTCCGCGCCCTTCGTCACTGTGGGTGCCCAGGTCAAGCAGGGCCAGACGGTGCTGATCATCGAAGCGATGAAGACGATGAACCAGATTCCAGCGCCGAAGTCCGGCACGGTCACGAGCATCCTCGTGGAGAACGGCCAGCCGGTGGAATTCGGTGAAGCGCTGATGGTGATCGAGTAA
- a CDS encoding thioredoxin domain-containing protein translates to MRKIIPLLAAVSAAALLFSAPARPASLDDQQKKEIEQLVRDYLLQNPEILREMSENLQAKERVAEEQARGATLKDNAEAIFKSAADPVAGNPKGDVTVIEFMDYNCGWCKKAVGEVAGIVESDKNVKVVFKEFPIFGPGSEFAARAAIAASKQGKYWDLHQALFKHDGPVNEEVTRQLAQDVGVDMAKLETDMQDKSVVETIAANQALAQAMAINGTPAFIVDDKVFPGFVQSEELVKAIADVRANGGCKYC, encoded by the coding sequence ATGCGCAAAATCATTCCGCTTCTCGCCGCTGTTTCTGCCGCTGCCCTGCTGTTCTCCGCGCCCGCGCGCCCCGCTTCGCTGGATGACCAGCAGAAGAAGGAAATCGAGCAGCTGGTGCGCGACTACCTGTTGCAGAATCCGGAAATCCTGCGGGAGATGAGCGAGAACCTGCAGGCCAAGGAGCGCGTTGCCGAAGAACAGGCACGTGGCGCCACGCTGAAGGACAATGCCGAGGCGATCTTCAAGTCTGCCGCCGATCCTGTCGCGGGAAATCCGAAGGGCGACGTGACCGTGATCGAGTTCATGGACTACAATTGCGGCTGGTGCAAAAAGGCCGTGGGCGAAGTGGCGGGCATCGTCGAGAGCGACAAGAACGTGAAGGTGGTGTTCAAGGAATTCCCCATCTTCGGACCGGGGTCGGAGTTTGCCGCACGCGCCGCCATTGCCGCCAGCAAGCAGGGCAAATACTGGGACCTGCACCAGGCGCTGTTCAAGCATGATGGCCCCGTCAACGAAGAGGTGACGCGCCAATTGGCTCAGGATGTGGGCGTGGACATGGCCAAGCTGGAGACGGACATGCAGGACAAGTCCGTGGTGGAAACCATTGCCGCAAACCAGGCGCTGGCGCAGGCGATGGCCATCAACGGCACGCCGGCCTTCATCGTCGATGACAAGGTATTCCCGGGCTTCGTGCAATCAGAAGAACTGGTGAAGGCGATTGCCGACGTGCGCGCCAACGGCGGATGCAAATACTGCTGA
- a CDS encoding DUF2155 domain-containing protein: MTVFRVGAVGIAVMLSAAPAAADRISNPIALFSGLDKITGVTTSFEAKIGEEHAFGGLIVKPFICYTRPVTEEPKTTSFVEVDETEPSGKRKRVFSGWMFAESPGLNAVEHPTFDVWLTGCRDPNAPPPPVEEPPKPPEEDQNGEDDGAAPED; encoded by the coding sequence ATGACAGTGTTTCGCGTTGGTGCCGTCGGCATCGCAGTCATGCTGTCCGCAGCACCTGCCGCCGCAGACCGCATCAGCAACCCGATTGCCCTGTTCAGCGGGCTGGACAAGATCACCGGCGTCACCACCAGTTTCGAGGCGAAGATCGGCGAAGAGCACGCCTTTGGCGGCCTGATCGTGAAGCCGTTCATCTGCTACACGCGGCCCGTGACGGAAGAGCCGAAAACCACCAGTTTCGTCGAGGTGGATGAGACGGAACCATCGGGCAAGCGCAAGCGTGTCTTTTCTGGATGGATGTTTGCCGAAAGCCCCGGCCTCAACGCCGTGGAACATCCGACTTTCGACGTGTGGCTGACCGGTTGCCGCGACCCCAATGCGCCGCCGCCGCCGGTGGAAGAACCACCGAAGCCGCCGGAAGAAGACCAGAACGGCGAGGACGACGGGGCAGCGCCGGAAGACTAA
- a CDS encoding M48 family metalloprotease, with the protein MRLFQRAAALLAAASLVLTSPSAWAAGKNPNAGPSIIRDAEIEGLLRNMSRPIFKAAGINAGAVKVYVIADDNINAFVAGGQRIFIHTGLLTKAHTPGEVIGVLAHESGHIAGGHLARLNNELAQASTERIIGMLIGAAAMVGGAAAGVQGASKAGSGIMAGSQGIAQRNLLAYQRSMEAAADQAALKYLAATKESPAGMLSLFEQLANNSLASLDRADPYLQSHPMPFDRIQTLQQEAKKSPYYEKADDPGLVLRLSLAKAKLAGFMEPPQKVFQRYPSSDNSLPARYARSIAMFRRGDIKNAMPIIDSLTRDLPESPYFWELKAQAYMENGQAAKGIPAIRKARQLLPNNGLLTHLHAAILLATEDPSQADEALSLLRLAKKTEADMPVIYKDMARAYGMKGDAARADLAAAEFAWASGDRDLALKKAKLAQDRFKRGTPEWLRANDLVTFASSAKG; encoded by the coding sequence ATGCGATTGTTCCAGCGCGCCGCAGCCCTTCTGGCCGCCGCCAGCCTTGTTCTCACCTCCCCCTCGGCATGGGCCGCGGGCAAGAATCCCAATGCCGGTCCGTCCATCATCCGCGACGCCGAGATCGAGGGCCTGCTGCGTAACATGTCGCGGCCCATCTTCAAGGCGGCGGGCATCAACGCAGGCGCGGTCAAGGTCTATGTGATCGCCGACGACAACATCAACGCCTTCGTGGCGGGCGGACAGCGCATCTTCATCCACACCGGACTTCTCACCAAGGCGCACACACCGGGCGAAGTGATCGGCGTGCTGGCGCATGAGTCCGGCCATATCGCTGGCGGCCATCTGGCGCGCCTCAACAACGAATTGGCGCAGGCCAGCACGGAACGCATCATCGGCATGCTGATCGGTGCCGCCGCCATGGTGGGTGGTGCGGCAGCGGGCGTGCAAGGGGCATCCAAGGCGGGCAGCGGCATCATGGCGGGTTCGCAGGGCATCGCCCAGCGTAACCTCCTCGCCTACCAGCGCTCCATGGAGGCCGCCGCCGACCAGGCCGCCCTCAAATATCTCGCGGCCACGAAAGAAAGCCCGGCGGGCATGCTCTCGCTGTTCGAGCAACTGGCTAACAACAGCCTCGCTTCACTCGACCGCGCCGACCCTTACCTGCAATCGCACCCGATGCCCTTCGACCGCATCCAGACGCTGCAGCAGGAGGCGAAGAAATCGCCCTATTATGAAAAAGCTGATGATCCGGGCCTCGTGCTGCGGCTCAGCCTGGCCAAGGCGAAACTGGCGGGTTTCATGGAGCCGCCGCAGAAGGTGTTCCAGCGCTATCCCTCTTCCGACAATTCCCTGCCGGCGCGCTATGCCCGTTCCATTGCCATGTTCCGGCGCGGCGACATCAAGAACGCCATGCCGATCATCGACAGCCTCACGCGGGACCTGCCGGAAAGTCCCTATTTCTGGGAATTGAAGGCGCAGGCCTACATGGAGAACGGCCAGGCGGCGAAGGGCATTCCGGCAATCCGCAAGGCGCGTCAACTGCTGCCGAACAATGGATTGCTGACGCACCTCCATGCCGCAATCCTGCTCGCGACAGAAGACCCGTCGCAGGCCGACGAGGCTCTCTCGCTTCTTCGCCTCGCCAAGAAGACGGAAGCCGACATGCCCGTGATCTACAAGGACATGGCGCGGGCCTATGGCATGAAGGGCGATGCGGCGCGGGCCGATCTTGCAGCGGCTGAGTTCGCCTGGGCCTCGGGCGACCGCGACCTTGCACTGAAAAAGGCCAAGCTGGCGCAGGACCGCTTCAAGCGCGGCACCCCGGAATGGCTGCGGGCCAACGATCTCGTCACTTTCGCGTCGTCTGCCAAAGGCTGA
- a CDS encoding ribonuclease E/G: protein MGSKMLIDASHPEETRVVVARGNRIEEFDFESASRKPLKGNIYLAKVTRVEPSLQAAFVEYGGNRHGFLAFAEIHPDYYQIPVADRLALLKEQEEDDAEESDDDLDNGHHNGNGEEAGAEDDTAMDAGADDDGDAEDDHGADDHAGADDENPEAAELLDEAEVPSALPLAAEASDSISSDIVETSEAAAEGDVSETAPEKQSANGDLVTIEEDAESQKVESIGAEDALEEVPQRRARRQPRRRQYKIQEVIKRRQILLVQVVKEERGNKGAALTTYLSLAGRYCVLMPNTARGGGISRKITDAGDRRRLKEVARDVEVPQGMGLIVRTAGAQRTRPEIKRDFDYLIRLWESVRDLTLQSQAPSLVYEEGSLIKRSIRDLYTKDVDEVVVEGDDAYREAKDFMKMLMPSHAKNVKQYRDTRPLFSRYGVETHLDGLLSPTVTLPSGGYLVINQAEALVAIDINSGKATREHSIEDTALKTNLEASDEIARQLRLRDLAGLIVIDFIDMEENRNNRAVERRLKEALKNDRARIQVGRISHFGLLEMSRQRLRPGIMEGTFRPCPHCEGKGIVRSVSSCGLGVLRTIEDYLLKRPENLTVRCSRDVAFYLLNEKRDSVLALEQAHGITVFVIPGGEELKGAQAIIEKAHDRDIAPRRLPAAAPVRMDSAYEEEPVTEAVEAADEAEEQEASDEAGESASSGEEGREDRSREGGRRRRRRGRRGGRRGDQELPGERNGETKASDESGEQSESAEEDEAEDDRETAQVSSSAEANDDAAAPSSDEDGEEGVPASGGQERSERTGNGDRGERGGRRGRRGRFGRGRDRDRSDSPRASTEPSEGEGERSEGEEPVAQEAGGEDAPARERSDRGGRGERGDRGERRERRDRNESRGRRDERPRRESSGPELVAPPPAPKIEIPEFIPEPEPRKWQPPQSTVNTEAAPRKSGWWSKRTPE from the coding sequence ATGGGCAGCAAAATGCTCATCGACGCCAGCCATCCCGAGGAAACCCGGGTTGTGGTGGCGCGAGGAAACCGCATTGAAGAATTCGACTTCGAAAGTGCCTCCCGCAAGCCCCTCAAGGGCAACATCTATCTCGCCAAGGTAACACGGGTCGAACCGTCGCTGCAGGCAGCATTCGTGGAGTATGGCGGCAACCGCCATGGCTTCCTTGCCTTCGCGGAAATCCATCCCGACTATTATCAGATTCCCGTCGCGGACCGCCTCGCCCTGTTGAAAGAACAGGAAGAGGATGACGCCGAGGAATCGGACGATGATCTCGACAACGGCCACCACAATGGCAACGGCGAGGAAGCCGGTGCCGAGGACGACACGGCGATGGATGCCGGTGCCGACGACGATGGCGATGCCGAGGATGACCACGGTGCCGACGACCACGCCGGCGCAGACGACGAAAACCCCGAAGCTGCCGAACTGTTGGACGAAGCGGAAGTGCCGTCTGCCCTTCCCCTCGCTGCGGAAGCAAGCGACAGCATCTCTTCCGACATTGTCGAAACGTCAGAGGCTGCGGCTGAAGGCGACGTGAGCGAAACGGCTCCGGAAAAGCAATCGGCCAACGGCGATCTCGTGACCATCGAGGAGGACGCCGAAAGCCAGAAGGTGGAATCGATCGGCGCGGAAGACGCGCTGGAAGAGGTTCCGCAGCGCCGCGCCCGCCGCCAGCCGCGCCGCCGCCAGTACAAGATCCAGGAAGTCATCAAGCGCCGCCAGATCCTGCTGGTGCAGGTGGTGAAGGAAGAGCGCGGCAACAAGGGCGCCGCCCTCACGACCTACCTGTCCCTGGCCGGACGCTATTGCGTGCTCATGCCCAACACCGCGCGCGGTGGTGGCATCTCCCGCAAGATCACCGATGCCGGCGACCGCCGCCGCCTGAAGGAAGTGGCCCGTGATGTGGAGGTGCCGCAAGGCATGGGCCTCATCGTGCGCACTGCCGGTGCCCAGCGCACGCGGCCTGAAATCAAGCGCGATTTCGACTACCTCATCCGCCTGTGGGAAAGCGTGCGAGACCTGACGCTGCAATCGCAGGCTCCGAGCCTCGTCTATGAGGAAGGCAGCCTGATCAAGCGCTCCATCCGCGACCTCTACACGAAGGACGTGGATGAAGTGGTGGTGGAAGGCGACGATGCCTACCGCGAGGCCAAGGACTTCATGAAAATGCTCATGCCGTCCCACGCCAAGAACGTGAAGCAGTACCGCGACACGCGGCCGCTGTTTTCGCGCTACGGCGTCGAGACGCATCTGGATGGCCTGCTGTCACCGACCGTGACGCTGCCGTCGGGGGGCTATCTCGTCATCAACCAGGCGGAAGCGCTGGTTGCGATCGACATCAACTCTGGCAAGGCGACGCGCGAGCACTCGATCGAGGACACCGCCCTCAAGACAAACCTAGAAGCCTCCGACGAAATTGCCCGCCAACTGCGCCTGCGCGACTTGGCCGGCCTCATCGTCATCGACTTCATCGACATGGAGGAGAACCGCAACAACCGTGCGGTGGAGCGGCGCCTCAAGGAAGCCCTGAAGAACGACCGCGCCCGCATCCAGGTGGGCCGGATCAGCCATTTCGGCCTGCTCGAAATGTCGCGCCAGCGCCTGCGCCCCGGCATCATGGAAGGCACCTTCCGCCCCTGCCCGCATTGCGAAGGCAAAGGCATCGTGCGCTCCGTTTCCAGCTGTGGCCTCGGCGTGCTGCGTACGATCGAGGACTATCTGCTGAAGCGTCCCGAAAACCTGACGGTGCGCTGTTCGCGCGACGTGGCTTTCTACCTGCTCAACGAAAAGCGCGACAGCGTGCTGGCACTCGAGCAGGCGCATGGCATCACGGTCTTCGTGATCCCGGGCGGCGAAGAGTTGAAGGGGGCGCAAGCCATCATTGAAAAGGCCCATGACCGCGACATCGCTCCGCGCCGCCTGCCGGCGGCTGCACCGGTGCGCATGGATTCGGCCTACGAGGAAGAACCGGTGACGGAAGCGGTGGAAGCCGCTGACGAGGCCGAGGAACAGGAAGCCTCGGACGAAGCCGGTGAATCAGCGAGCTCCGGCGAAGAAGGCCGCGAGGACCGTTCGCGTGAGGGCGGCCGCCGCCGCCGCCGCCGTGGCCGCCGTGGTGGCCGCCGTGGCGACCAGGAATTGCCGGGCGAACGCAACGGTGAAACGAAAGCTTCCGACGAGTCGGGCGAACAGTCCGAATCCGCAGAGGAGGACGAAGCCGAGGACGATCGCGAGACCGCTCAGGTCTCTTCTTCCGCTGAGGCAAACGACGACGCTGCCGCTCCGTCTTCGGACGAGGACGGTGAAGAAGGCGTACCGGCTTCCGGCGGGCAAGAACGTAGCGAGCGTACCGGCAACGGAGACCGGGGCGAACGTGGCGGCCGCCGTGGACGCCGGGGTCGCTTTGGCCGTGGCCGTGATCGTGACCGCAGCGACAGCCCCCGCGCCAGCACCGAGCCCAGCGAGGGCGAGGGCGAACGCAGCGAAGGCGAGGAGCCTGTGGCGCAAGAAGCCGGTGGTGAAGACGCGCCCGCCCGTGAACGCAGCGACCGGGGCGGCAGGGGTGAGCGTGGAGACCGGGGCGAACGGCGTGAGCGCCGCGACCGCAACGAGTCCCGTGGCCGCCGCGATGAGCGTCCGCGCCGCGAATCGTCTGGTCCGGAACTGGTGGCTCCGCCCCCTGCTCCCAAGATCGAAATCCCCGAGTTCATTCCTGAACCGGAGCCGCGCAAGTGGCAGCCGCCGCAGTCCACGGTGAACACCGAAGCGGCGCCGCGCAAGAGCGGCTGGTGGAGCAAGCGGACGCCCGAGTAA